In Dromiciops gliroides isolate mDroGli1 chromosome 5, mDroGli1.pri, whole genome shotgun sequence, the following are encoded in one genomic region:
- the KCNJ4 gene encoding inward rectifier potassium channel 4 — translation MNGHSRNGQAHAPRRKRRNRFVKKNGQCNVYFANLSNKSQRYMADIFTTCVDTRWRYMLMIFSAAFLVSWLFFGLLFWCIAFFHGDLEPGPAPAPGPAGAGPGGGGSPPPAAAKPCIMHVNGFLGAFLFSVETQTTIGYGFRCVTEECPLAVMAVVVQSIVGCVIDSFMIGTIMAKMARPKKRAQTLLFSHHAVISVRDGKLCLMWRVGNLRKSHIVEAHVRAQLIKPYMTEEGEYLPLDQRDLNVGYDIGLDRIFLVSPIIIVHEIDEESPLYGMGKEELESEDFEIVVILEGMVEATAMTTQARSSYLASEILWGHRFEPVVFEEKSHYKVDYSRFHKTYEVAGTPCCSARELQESKITVLPAPPPPPSAFCYENELALMSQEEDELEEEVAGLGLEGGSKDDGGIIRMLEFGSHLDLERMQATLPLDNISYRRESAI, via the coding sequence ATGAACGGACACAGCCGGAACGGGCAGGCCCACGCCCCCCGGCGGAAGCGCCGCAACCGCTTCGTCAAGAAGAATGGCCAGTGTAACGTCTACTTTGCCAACCTCAGCAACAAGTCCCAGCGGTACATGGCCGACATCTTCACCACCTGCGTGGACACGCGCTGGCGCTACATGCTCATGATCTTCTCGGCCGCCTTTCTGGTCTCGTGGCTTTTCTTCGGCCTCCTCTTCTGGTGCATAGCCTTCTTCCACGGGGACCTGGAACCCGGCCCGGCCCCGGCGCCCGGCCCGGCCGGAGCGGGCCCCGGGGGAGGCGGGAGCCCGCCGCCCGCCGCGGCCAAGCCGTGCATCATGCACGTGAACGGCTTCCTGGGGGCCTTCCTCTTCTCGGTGGAGACGCAGACCACCATCGGCTACGGCTTCCGCTGCGTGACGGAGGAGTGCCCGCTGGCCGTGATGGCCGTGGTGGTGCAGTCCATCGTGGGCTGCGTCATCGACTCCTTCATGATTGGCACCATCATGGCCAAGATGGCCCGGCCCAAGAAGCGGGCGCAGACGCTGCTCTTCAGCCATCACGCCGTCATCTCCGTGCGGGACGGCAAGCTCTGCCTCATGTGGCGCGTGGGCAACCTGAGGAAGAGTCACATCGTGGAGGCCCACGTGCGGGCCCAGCTCATCAAGCCCTACATGACGGAGGAGGGCGAGTACCTGCCCCTGGACCAGCGGGACCTCAATGTGGGCTACGACATCGGGCTGGACCGCATCTTCCTGGTGTCCCCCATCATCATCGTCCATGAGATCGACGAGGAGAGCCCGCTCTACGGCATGGGCAAAGAGGAGCTGGAGTCGGAGGACTTTGAGATTGTGGTCATCCTGGAGGGCATGGTCGAGGCCACAGCCATGACCACCCAGGCCCGCAGCTCCTACCTGGCCAGCGAGATCCTCTGGGGCCACCGCTTCGAGCCCGTGGTCTTCGAGGAGAAGAGCCACTACAAGGTGGACTACTCACGTTTCCATAAGACCTACGAGGTGGCCGGCACGCCCTGCTGCTCGGCCCGTGAGCTCCAGGAAAGCAAGATCACCGTTCTCCCTGCCCCTCCGCCACCGCCCAGTGCCTTCTGCTACGAGAACGAGCTGGCACTCATGAGCCAGGAGGAGGATGAACTAGAGGAGGAAGTGGCCGGCCTCGGGCTGGAGGGTGGCTCCAAGGACGACGGCGGCATCATTCGCATGTTGGAGTTTGGGAGCCACCTGGATCTGGAGCGGATGCAGGCCACCTTGCCCCTCGACAACATCTCCTACCGCCGGGAGTCGGCCATCTGA